A single window of Hyla sarda isolate aHylSar1 chromosome 2, aHylSar1.hap1, whole genome shotgun sequence DNA harbors:
- the LOC130355292 gene encoding cell division cycle-associated protein 7-like isoform X1: MFLSVIGRKAAALYFTKHTMSRKSSKVSVPQKTHKYSLRVAMKKPTYLSETSESEEYKSCSTSSDSEVEQPPVVTPSDSEEEAPNEFLQRRAKNIRDNKAMLAKLMAELEKLPGNLQPEPEQNDNTPKYKRRPRESLAKVEPRRNPERASRRLTRSNAEVLSPLPSRKKSPQDFEDQLLEERETARRRRPARPSIHAIPHAVRPVEDITEEELNNIADNVKAKVYHAVQGSTCHQCRQKTLDTKTNCRNEECRGIQGQFCGPCLRNRYGENVRDALLDANWTCPPCRGICNCSFCRQRDGRCATGILFPLARYHGYNDVHSYLSGLQKNGDESDED; the protein is encoded by the exons CACACAATGTCTAGAAAGTCATCTAAAGTTTCTGTTCcccaaaaaacccacaagtacTCCCTGAGGGTGGCAATGAAGAAGCCAACCTACCTGTCAGAAACCAGCGAGTCTGAAGAATACAAAAGCTGCTCCACCTCTTCAGATTCAGAAGTGGAGCAACCACCAGTGGTAACCCCAAGTGATTCTGAGGAAGAGGCACCAAATGAATTCTTACAAAGGAGAGCCAAAAATATCAGGGATAACAAGGCCATG CTTGCAAAACTTATGGCAGAATTGGAAAAGCTCCCAGGAAACCTGCAGCCAGAGCCTGAACAGAATGACAACACTCCG aaataCAAAAGACGTCCACGTGAATCTCTTGCTAAAGTTGAACCGAGGAGGAATCCTGAGCGAGCCTCCCGTCGTCTGACCCGCTCTAATGCAGAGGTGTTGTCTCCACTTCCAAGTAGGAAGAAAAGCCCACAGGATTTTGAGGATCAATTGCTGGAGGAA AGAGAAACGGCAAGAAGAAGGCGTCCTGCTCGGCCCAGCATTCATGCTATTCCTCATGCTGTGCGACCAGTGGAGGATATTACAGAAGAGGAGCTGAATAATATTGCTGATAATGTAAAGGCAAAGGTGTACCATGCAGTGCAG ggTTCCACTTGCCATCAGTGCCGACAGAAAACTCTAGACACAAAGACAAACTGCCGCAACGAAGAGTGTCGTGGAATCCAGGGACAGTTTTGTGGGCCTTGCCTCAGGAACCGATATGGAGAAAATGTGCGCGATGCTCTTCTAGATGCT AACTGGACTTGCCCACCATGTAGAGGGATCTGTAACTGCAGCTTTTGTCGCCAGCGGGATGGACGCTGTGCTACTGGCATCCTCTTTCCTCTGGCCCGCTACCATGGCTACAATGATGTTCACTCCTACCTTAGCGG ATTGCAGAAAAATGGCGATGAGAGTGATGAAGACTAA
- the LOC130355292 gene encoding cell division cycle-associated protein 7-like isoform X2 translates to MSRKSSKVSVPQKTHKYSLRVAMKKPTYLSETSESEEYKSCSTSSDSEVEQPPVVTPSDSEEEAPNEFLQRRAKNIRDNKAMLAKLMAELEKLPGNLQPEPEQNDNTPKYKRRPRESLAKVEPRRNPERASRRLTRSNAEVLSPLPSRKKSPQDFEDQLLEERETARRRRPARPSIHAIPHAVRPVEDITEEELNNIADNVKAKVYHAVQGSTCHQCRQKTLDTKTNCRNEECRGIQGQFCGPCLRNRYGENVRDALLDANWTCPPCRGICNCSFCRQRDGRCATGILFPLARYHGYNDVHSYLSGLQKNGDESDED, encoded by the exons ATGTCTAGAAAGTCATCTAAAGTTTCTGTTCcccaaaaaacccacaagtacTCCCTGAGGGTGGCAATGAAGAAGCCAACCTACCTGTCAGAAACCAGCGAGTCTGAAGAATACAAAAGCTGCTCCACCTCTTCAGATTCAGAAGTGGAGCAACCACCAGTGGTAACCCCAAGTGATTCTGAGGAAGAGGCACCAAATGAATTCTTACAAAGGAGAGCCAAAAATATCAGGGATAACAAGGCCATG CTTGCAAAACTTATGGCAGAATTGGAAAAGCTCCCAGGAAACCTGCAGCCAGAGCCTGAACAGAATGACAACACTCCG aaataCAAAAGACGTCCACGTGAATCTCTTGCTAAAGTTGAACCGAGGAGGAATCCTGAGCGAGCCTCCCGTCGTCTGACCCGCTCTAATGCAGAGGTGTTGTCTCCACTTCCAAGTAGGAAGAAAAGCCCACAGGATTTTGAGGATCAATTGCTGGAGGAA AGAGAAACGGCAAGAAGAAGGCGTCCTGCTCGGCCCAGCATTCATGCTATTCCTCATGCTGTGCGACCAGTGGAGGATATTACAGAAGAGGAGCTGAATAATATTGCTGATAATGTAAAGGCAAAGGTGTACCATGCAGTGCAG ggTTCCACTTGCCATCAGTGCCGACAGAAAACTCTAGACACAAAGACAAACTGCCGCAACGAAGAGTGTCGTGGAATCCAGGGACAGTTTTGTGGGCCTTGCCTCAGGAACCGATATGGAGAAAATGTGCGCGATGCTCTTCTAGATGCT AACTGGACTTGCCCACCATGTAGAGGGATCTGTAACTGCAGCTTTTGTCGCCAGCGGGATGGACGCTGTGCTACTGGCATCCTCTTTCCTCTGGCCCGCTACCATGGCTACAATGATGTTCACTCCTACCTTAGCGG ATTGCAGAAAAATGGCGATGAGAGTGATGAAGACTAA